Proteins encoded within one genomic window of Natator depressus isolate rNatDep1 chromosome 1, rNatDep2.hap1, whole genome shotgun sequence:
- the OLIG1 gene encoding oligodendrocyte transcription factor 1 has product MLRQQRPGEVQLGTALYELVGYRQPSSTLLPKQVHDKPEPAPEQQQGLGSARGGGGSGKTEQKKEQQQLRRKINSRERKRMQDLNLAMDALREVIMPYSAAHCQSSPGRKLSKIATLLLARNYILLLGSSLQELRRIIGEMSGSGPRLLLAGLPLFAAPGSVLLTPGNLNHPDSLRSANKYLSLSLEEQQCSQLHLAGGASLCTCAICKFPHFIPSSLSLAAVQSQFSK; this is encoded by the coding sequence ATGTTGAGGCAACAACGCCCAGGTGAGGTGCAGCTGGGGACAGCCCTGTATGAGCTGGTTGGCTACAGGCAGCCCTCCTCCACCTTGCTCCCTAAGCAAGTGCATGACAAGCCGGAGCCTgctcctgagcagcagcaggggctgggcagtgccagaggcggcggcggcagcggcaAGACAGAGCAgaaaaaggagcagcagcagctgaggcgGAAGATCAACAGCCGTGAGAGGAAGAGGATGCAGGACCTGAACCTGGCCATGGACGCGCTGCGGGAGGTGATCATGCCCTACTCGGCAGCCCACTGCCAGAGCTCCCCAGGCAGGAAGCTCTCCAAGATCGCCACGCTGCTCCTGGCCAGGAACTACATCCTCTTGCTGGGCAGCTCGCTGCAGGAGCTCAGGCGGATCATTGGGGAGATGAGCGGCTCCgggcccaggctgctgctggccgggCTGCCCCTCTTCGCTGCTCCGGGCTCTGTGCTGCTCACCCCGGGGAACTTGAACCACCCAGACAGCCTGCGGTCCGCCAACAAATACCTCTCGCTGTCCCTGGAGGAGCAGCAGTGCAGCCAGCTGCATTTGGCCGGGGGCGCCAGCCTGTGCACCTGCGCGATCTGCAAGTTCCCGCACTTCATCCCCTCCAGCCTCAGCCTGGCCGCCGTGCAGAGCCAGTTCTCCAAGTGA